tgaagattttagacttttaaactcattttgataatgaattatgtcttttgtacttgtatgttacattttagccagttttaaagtttttgagaaaaatatccaaaatatccctgtgagacaaaaattaatattttatttgttttaagttggaaacggcttaaaatgtttttagaacatgatatttgacaatggttgctcacaagggaacagagaaattgatagtaaagccttgcggggttttggGTTGACATTCTGGGCAATGAATGTCTACCGGCacaccgcgacggttgtcacgggctcgaggggagtatcgggttgtgacaattcgattggtatcagagcttttgtgttttaaagatcaaagtttttagttttaaagttgttttaaaaatttacaatatcagtgtggcccccgattaagttaggttaggttaaGTTCAATAGAACgcatgcatctgcatatagagcctaaggttaCCTAAACTTGCTCGTATTCTTTTATAGATTAtaatgcctcctcgacgcggaCGCCCACCTTTCAATAGATCGGTTgagaggggaagaggtcgttcccaacgtcATCAGCCAGATACAGTAGAGGAGGAATCAGTTGCATCcaccattcgggcagcacctgctgTTGAGCAAGCTGAGAgtcctccacctcctccacCTCCTCAACCACCTACTGGTATTCCCGCCATGCCTACCGAGGCAGCacaggcattggcagcttttTTTACTACAATGGCTAGTCAAGCTCAgactggtcaagttccacctatAGTGCCTCCAGCTACTCCTTTAGTTGCACCACCGGTACAGGATGTATCAATTTCTAAGAAGCTAAAGGAGGCTAGACAGCTCCGTTGTGTGTCTTTCGCGagtgagttggatgccactgtggcaaaggactggattaatcaggtttcagagactctctctgatatgggattagatgacgacatgaagctgatggtggctacgagattattagagaagagggctcgtacttggtggaattcggtgaagtcccgttccactactcctcagaCATGGTCCAATTTTCTCAAGGAATTCGATGGTTAGTATTTCACTTActttcatcagaaagaaaagaaaagagaatttctgagtttgaaacaAGAGAATCTAACTATAGAGGAGTatgagactcgttttaacgagttgatgttatatgtgccagatctggtgaaatctgagcaggatcaggccagttatttcgaggaagggctccgtaatgagattagagagcggatgacagtgactcgtagggagccacataaaGAGGTCGTACAGATAGCTTTACGGGCTAAGAAGCTCGCGATTGAGAATAAGAGGATTCagactgagtttgcaaaaaggaggaatcctGGTATGTCTTATTGTCagccagtaaaaagaggcaaggactcaACAACTTTAGGGAGCACTACTTCTGTTtccgtgacatctcctcgacctccatttccaccatcacagcaaagaccttcgaggtttagcagatctgctatgattggttctgggaagagttccggaggttctgacagatgcaaaaattgtggaaattatcatGTTGGGCTGTGTAGGGGCCTGCATTATGTTTTCATTGTGGTCAGCCGGGTCATATTAGAAGTAATTGCCCACGGTTAGGACGAGCCACTGTAGTTGCATCATCTCCACCAGCTCACACTGATATGCAGAGAAGAGATTCTTCTGGGTTACCACCGAGACAGGGAGTAGCCATACGGTCCGGTATGGAAAGTAATACCCCGAcacatccaccttcgagacTACAAACTCGTACttcgacaagagttttcgctGTGATAGAAGATGAGGCACGGGTCCGACCTGGAGTAGTGACTGGTATTATgtctttattttataaagatgcttatgttttgatagattctggctcagatagatcttatgtgagtacgacatttgcatcaattgcttatagaaacctgtcaccattaaaGGGAGAAATTGTAGTGCATACCCCTCTAGGGGAACAGTTGATTAGAAATACTTGTTATAAAGACTGTAGGGTAAGGgtaggtgaggaagaatttaggggtgacttaattcctctagagatcttggattttgatttaatattgggtatggattggttaactgcacatcgggcTAACGTGGATTGTTTTCGAAAAGAAGTTGTTCTTTAGAATTTGGAGGGAGCAaagattgtgtttgtaggggaacgtcgagtattacc
The sequence above is a segment of the Theobroma cacao cultivar B97-61/B2 unplaced genomic scaffold, Criollo_cocoa_genome_V2, whole genome shotgun sequence genome. Coding sequences within it:
- the LOC108663971 gene encoding vasodilator-stimulated phosphoprotein-like: MPPRRGRPPFNRSVERGRGRSQRHQPDTVEEESVASTIRAAPAVEQAESPPPPPPPQPPTGIPAMPTEAAQALAAFFTTMASQAQTGQVPPIVPPATPLVAPPVQDVSISKKLKEARQLRCVSFASELDATVPGHIRSNCPRLGRATVVASSPPAHTDMQRRDSSGLPPRQGVAIRSGMESNTPTHPPSRLQTRTSTRVFAVIEDEARVRPGVVT